From one Halothece sp. PCC 7418 genomic stretch:
- the rlmB gene encoding 23S rRNA (guanosine(2251)-2'-O)-methyltransferase RlmB, which yields MSEKPRKGKPKPKGKKPFPVSRRPKIKQPTTPQPEEKTTENTENDDLIYGRHTVQAALEGHRQLNRIWITPRLRYNSTFNPLLQTAKKQGSIIDEVGVERLNQITHGANHQGVAAQVAPYPYWELAELIEKAQAVTDKPIIIAAEGITDPHNLGSIIRSAEALGAQGIVIPQRRAAGITSTVMKVAAGALEYLPVARVVNFSRGLEELKKAGFWVYGTVAEEGQLISQVSFDHSVVLVVGGEAQGLNLLTQRHCDELVTIPLFGKTESLNAHIASAIALYEVSHRRQKKTLNLSEGSSKN from the coding sequence ATGAGTGAAAAACCTCGGAAAGGAAAACCAAAACCGAAGGGGAAAAAGCCTTTCCCTGTTTCTCGTCGTCCTAAAATTAAACAACCGACAACGCCTCAACCCGAAGAAAAAACAACGGAAAATACGGAAAATGATGATTTGATTTATGGTCGTCATACTGTCCAAGCTGCATTAGAAGGTCATCGTCAACTGAATCGGATTTGGATTACACCCAGACTGCGTTATAATTCAACGTTTAACCCTTTGTTACAAACGGCAAAGAAACAAGGCAGTATTATTGATGAAGTGGGGGTTGAACGTTTAAATCAGATTACCCATGGCGCAAATCATCAAGGCGTTGCAGCCCAAGTCGCGCCTTATCCCTATTGGGAATTAGCAGAGTTGATCGAAAAAGCCCAAGCAGTGACCGATAAACCGATCATCATCGCAGCAGAAGGGATTACTGATCCCCATAACTTAGGGTCAATTATTCGCAGTGCTGAAGCTCTGGGCGCACAGGGAATTGTGATTCCACAACGGCGAGCAGCAGGGATTACCTCCACGGTGATGAAAGTGGCTGCGGGGGCGTTAGAATATCTCCCTGTGGCGCGAGTGGTGAACTTTTCTCGGGGGTTGGAAGAATTAAAAAAAGCTGGGTTTTGGGTCTATGGGACGGTTGCAGAAGAGGGTCAATTGATTTCTCAAGTGAGTTTTGATCACTCGGTGGTTTTGGTTGTCGGTGGAGAAGCCCAAGGATTAAATCTGTTAACGCAACGTCACTGTGATGAGTTGGTGACAATTCCGTTATTCGGAAAAACTGAAAGTTTGAATGCTCATATTGCTAGCGCGATCGCGCTGTATGAAGTGTCTCATCGTCGCCAGAAAAAAACCTTAAATCTTTCTGAGGGGTCTAGTAAAAATTAA
- a CDS encoding Mini-ribonuclease 3 — protein sequence MTPQTHQTNYFDSEVEFFSVVGGLHNLPPLEQISPAGLAYIGDAVYELYVRLYYLLPQKNISDYHQLVVSEVRAENQAQQLEALLPNLTESELQIVKRGRNAATKRPRRLSAKIYQQATSLETLIGYLFLRDRDRLQSLLLSLQERQSSDNS from the coding sequence TTGACACCGCAAACTCATCAAACCAATTATTTTGATTCCGAAGTGGAATTCTTTTCCGTAGTGGGGGGACTGCACAATCTACCCCCGCTTGAACAGATTTCACCAGCAGGATTGGCTTATATTGGTGATGCTGTTTATGAGCTTTATGTTCGTTTATATTATTTATTGCCACAAAAAAATATTTCTGACTATCATCAATTGGTAGTTTCCGAAGTACGAGCCGAAAATCAAGCGCAACAATTAGAGGCTTTACTCCCTAATTTAACGGAATCCGAACTTCAAATTGTCAAGCGAGGACGGAATGCAGCGACCAAACGTCCCCGTCGGCTCTCTGCTAAGATTTATCAACAAGCAACCAGTTTAGAAACCCTGATCGGATATCTTTTTCTGCGCGATCGCGATCGTTTGCAATCCCTCCTGTTATCGTTACAAGAGAGGCAATCTTCTGATAACAGTTAA
- a CDS encoding STAS domain-containing protein — translation MLSTKEGIIPEPLNLTVSLRGTREIQDNCQIFRLTGLLDAFSEPTFAKVIGKYIEEGPKNIILVLSQIDFVDSSGLGALVQLVKKAQNEGGGLQIVTNARVTQTVKLVRLEKFLSLQPSLEAALESLK, via the coding sequence TTGTTAAGCACAAAGGAGGGTATTATTCCTGAACCACTCAACTTAACCGTTAGTTTGCGCGGAACGCGGGAAATTCAAGACAATTGCCAGATTTTTCGTTTAACTGGCTTGCTTGATGCGTTTTCCGAACCAACATTTGCGAAAGTCATTGGGAAGTATATTGAAGAAGGGCCGAAAAATATTATTTTGGTGCTCTCCCAGATTGATTTTGTCGATAGTTCTGGCTTGGGCGCGTTAGTCCAACTTGTCAAAAAAGCTCAAAATGAAGGAGGAGGTTTACAAATTGTAACCAATGCACGGGTGACGCAAACGGTGAAACTCGTCCGTTTAGAAAAATTCCTTTCTTTACAACCGAGTCTAGAGGCTGCTTTGGAGTCTTTAAAGTAA
- the carA gene encoding glutamine-hydrolyzing carbamoyl-phosphate synthase small subunit, with product MINHQVEPALLVLEDGTVFRGKSFGAKGTTVGEVVFNTGMTGYQEVLTDPSYRGQIITFTYPELGNTGVNPEDEESDSPQVRGVIARNVCYFPSNWRSRTSVPNYLTEHNIPGIYGIDTRALTRILRSSGAMNGAISSEILDEQELLAQVKAAPSMLGLNLVNEVTTKDVYEWSDPTVESWEFRPVMQAEDSTPLTVVAIDFGIKRNILRRLASYGCRVIVVPANTPPETIEQYHPDGIFLSNGPGDPATVTEGIETTKALLKGGKPMFGICMGHQILGLSLGAETFKLKFGHRGLNQPAGLQQKVEITSQNHGFAVTEESLQADVEITHLNLNDRTVAGLRHKTLPIFSVQYHPEASPGPHDADYLFAQFVASMREHRKK from the coding sequence ATGATCAATCATCAGGTAGAACCAGCGTTATTGGTATTAGAAGACGGAACCGTGTTTCGAGGGAAATCTTTTGGTGCAAAAGGAACTACAGTCGGGGAAGTGGTATTTAATACGGGAATGACAGGCTATCAGGAAGTTTTAACCGATCCCAGCTATCGCGGACAAATTATTACCTTTACCTATCCCGAACTCGGAAACACAGGGGTCAATCCTGAGGATGAAGAGTCGGATTCCCCACAAGTGCGAGGAGTAATTGCGCGAAATGTCTGTTATTTTCCCAGTAATTGGCGATCGCGCACCTCTGTTCCCAACTATCTCACCGAACATAACATCCCTGGTATTTATGGTATCGACACCCGCGCCCTCACCCGCATTTTACGCTCCTCTGGCGCAATGAATGGCGCAATTTCCAGTGAAATTCTCGATGAACAAGAACTTTTAGCCCAAGTGAAAGCAGCCCCCTCGATGTTGGGTTTAAACCTGGTTAATGAAGTAACCACGAAAGATGTTTATGAATGGTCTGATCCCACTGTGGAAAGTTGGGAATTTCGCCCTGTCATGCAAGCAGAGGATTCCACCCCTTTAACGGTGGTCGCCATTGATTTTGGCATTAAACGGAACATTTTGCGCCGTCTGGCGAGTTATGGCTGTCGTGTGATTGTTGTTCCTGCAAATACTCCCCCAGAAACGATCGAGCAGTATCATCCTGATGGGATTTTCCTCTCCAATGGTCCTGGAGACCCCGCAACGGTAACAGAAGGAATCGAAACCACTAAAGCCCTCCTCAAAGGCGGAAAACCCATGTTTGGGATTTGTATGGGACATCAAATTCTTGGACTGTCTCTGGGTGCAGAAACCTTTAAACTGAAGTTTGGACATCGCGGACTCAACCAACCTGCAGGCTTACAGCAAAAGGTAGAAATTACTAGCCAAAATCATGGTTTTGCGGTAACTGAGGAGTCATTACAAGCCGATGTTGAAATTACCCATCTCAATTTGAATGACCGCACGGTTGCTGGGTTACGCCATAAAACCTTACCCATTTTTTCCGTCCAATATCATCCTGAAGCCAGTCCAGGTCCTCATGATGCGGATTATTTATTTGCTCAATTTGTCGCCTCCATGCGGGAACATCGGAAAAAGTAG
- a CDS encoding Uma2 family endonuclease — protein sequence MSLTIAKWTIDDYQRMIEVGLLDDRRVELLNGEIVEMSPEGEPHAYYRMETKDYLTRLLGNQATIREAKPITIPSSDSQPEPDLAIVEPLGREYLQHHPYPENIFWLIEFSNSSLEKDLTVKRKTYAAAGIQEYWVRDLKQETLKVFREPIAADYTVEITLTTGTINPVSFPDVVISVERLFD from the coding sequence ATGAGTTTAACGATCGCGAAGTGGACAATTGATGATTATCAACGGATGATTGAAGTGGGCTTACTCGATGATCGCCGAGTTGAACTTCTAAATGGAGAAATTGTTGAAATGTCCCCAGAAGGTGAACCTCATGCGTATTACCGAATGGAAACGAAAGATTACTTAACTCGACTTTTAGGAAATCAAGCAACTATTCGAGAAGCAAAACCGATTACCATTCCCAGTAGTGATTCTCAACCTGAACCCGATTTAGCGATTGTTGAACCTTTAGGGCGAGAATATCTACAACATCATCCCTATCCTGAAAATATCTTTTGGTTGATTGAGTTTTCTAACAGCAGCTTAGAAAAAGACCTCACCGTCAAACGGAAAACTTACGCTGCTGCTGGTATTCAAGAATATTGGGTCAGAGATTTAAAACAAGAAACGTTAAAAGTATTTCGCGAACCGATCGCTGCGGATTATACGGTTGAGATAACTTTAACCACAGGAACAATTAATCCTGTTTCCTTTCCCGACGTGGTTATTTCTGTGGAACGCTTATTTGATTAA
- a CDS encoding Uma2 family endonuclease, whose translation MSLTIAKWTIDDYERMIEVGLLDDRRVELLNGEIVEMSPEGKPHAYYCTATKDYLTHPLRGQAVIREAAPITIPSSDSQPEPDLAIVEPLGREYLQHHPYPENIFWLIEFSNSSLEKDLTVKRKTYAAAGIQEYWVRDLKQETLKVFREPIAADYTVEITLTTGTINPVSFPDVVISVERLLH comes from the coding sequence ATGAGTTTAACGATCGCGAAGTGGACAATTGATGATTATGAACGGATGATTGAAGTGGGCTTACTTGATGATCGCCGAGTTGAACTTCTAAATGGAGAAATTGTTGAAATGTCCCCAGAGGGAAAACCTCATGCCTATTATTGCACTGCAACCAAAGATTATTTAACCCACCCCTTGAGAGGTCAAGCAGTGATCCGAGAAGCTGCACCGATTACCATTCCCAGTAGTGATTCTCAACCTGAACCCGATTTAGCGATTGTTGAACCTTTAGGGCGAGAATATCTACAACATCATCCCTATCCTGAAAATATCTTTTGGTTGATCGAGTTTTCTAACAGCAGCTTAGAAAAAGACCTCACCGTCAAACGGAAAACTTATGCTGCTGCTGGTATTCAAGAATATTGGGTCAGAGATTTAAAACAAGAAACGTTAAAAGTATTTCGCGAACCGATCGCTGCGGATTATACGGTTGAGATAACTTTAACCACAGGAACAATTAATCCTGTTTCCTTTCCCGACGTAGTTATTTCTGTGGAACGCTTACTCCATTAA
- a CDS encoding DUF6930 domain-containing protein: MATLHSTTIRRLLKLPQSNAVWEGDRRNLHPFHGEEEDAREHHKDCVIWVDSAEGMVRGMEMVSPQAGMEAVVRTLLRAMEVPQGYGKACRPQKVVVRDREIQFFLRGVLQELNIKIEYASDLPLIEALFQGLAETSDDRPPLLPEEYAQPLLKTAQEIWNNPPWDVLDDSEIITVEFPDWDIDPLYLSVMGMLGAEYGILLYRSFESLKTFRSQMFEGESMEDLETAFLQQDCWFLNYDLPEEAEDTDDLSNIQPEPHFGSVNPYEGLRPYFGEDEAAVVYVALKALQRFIQTNQSQLENEFEREIENHYQIQLPKTIKKPTSVAVTVATSPELETELIDLLELEEGEALNDLEELEFSSPIKEDLVPQDSFLSIGMMSWEMITEMRNNEKQLYQSLGVSEKGEGMPIILIQTSRPKAKEMIEHIQHSGGLHGIGFNTGEDPITDTLYDLGIVQTGNGELYLFGEFDEDDPTHLKARQQWEKRCQQTQGYCGLLIARGFKGASRGQPQLRDMMALFEAKALSPEELGLGVLQLME; encoded by the coding sequence ATGGCTACTCTCCACTCAACAACGATCCGCCGTTTACTGAAACTCCCTCAAAGTAATGCTGTTTGGGAGGGAGATCGGAGAAACTTACATCCATTTCACGGCGAAGAAGAAGACGCAAGAGAACATCATAAAGACTGCGTGATTTGGGTAGATAGTGCAGAAGGAATGGTGCGGGGGATGGAAATGGTGTCTCCGCAAGCAGGAATGGAAGCTGTGGTTCGCACCCTGTTACGGGCGATGGAAGTCCCCCAAGGCTATGGGAAAGCCTGTCGTCCGCAAAAAGTGGTGGTGCGCGATCGCGAGATCCAATTTTTCCTCAGAGGAGTCCTACAAGAATTAAACATTAAAATTGAGTACGCATCTGATCTGCCCCTGATTGAAGCTCTGTTTCAAGGTTTAGCAGAAACCAGTGATGATCGTCCGCCACTACTACCAGAGGAGTATGCCCAACCCTTGCTCAAAACGGCTCAAGAAATCTGGAATAATCCACCTTGGGACGTTTTAGATGATAGTGAAATTATCACGGTTGAATTTCCAGATTGGGACATCGACCCCCTTTATCTTTCTGTGATGGGAATGTTGGGGGCTGAGTATGGAATTTTACTCTATCGCTCCTTTGAATCTCTGAAAACCTTTCGCTCCCAAATGTTTGAAGGGGAATCAATGGAAGACCTGGAAACCGCTTTCTTGCAACAAGATTGTTGGTTTCTCAACTACGACCTCCCTGAAGAAGCAGAAGACACAGACGATCTCAGTAACATCCAACCCGAGCCTCATTTTGGTAGTGTTAACCCCTATGAAGGTTTACGTCCTTACTTCGGAGAAGATGAAGCAGCAGTGGTCTATGTTGCTTTGAAAGCCTTGCAACGGTTTATCCAAACCAACCAATCCCAACTCGAAAATGAGTTTGAACGGGAAATTGAAAATCACTACCAAATTCAACTACCAAAAACGATCAAAAAGCCCACATCCGTTGCGGTGACAGTTGCAACCAGCCCAGAGCTCGAAACTGAATTGATTGATTTATTGGAGTTGGAGGAAGGAGAAGCCTTAAACGACCTTGAAGAATTGGAATTTTCATCTCCCATTAAAGAAGATTTAGTGCCCCAAGACTCGTTTCTGAGTATTGGTATGATGTCCTGGGAGATGATTACAGAAATGCGAAACAACGAGAAACAGCTTTATCAGTCTTTGGGGGTTTCTGAAAAAGGGGAAGGAATGCCGATCATTTTGATTCAAACCTCTCGTCCGAAAGCGAAGGAAATGATTGAGCACATTCAGCACTCTGGCGGACTTCATGGGATTGGTTTTAATACAGGAGAAGACCCCATTACCGATACCCTGTATGATTTGGGAATTGTCCAAACGGGTAATGGTGAACTCTACTTATTTGGAGAATTTGATGAGGATGATCCCACGCATCTCAAGGCGCGACAACAGTGGGAAAAACGCTGTCAACAGACGCAAGGATATTGTGGGTTACTCATTGCCAGAGGTTTCAAGGGAGCTTCTCGGGGACAACCGCAACTGCGAGATATGATGGCACTTTTTGAAGCGAAAGCCCTCTCCCCAGAAGAACTAGGATTAGGCGTTTTACAGTTAATGGAGTAA
- the ispF gene encoding 2-C-methyl-D-erythritol 2,4-cyclodiphosphate synthase — protein sequence MNIRVGNGYDIHQLGEGRPLMIGGVKIDHHLGLVGHSDADVLTHAIMDAMLGALSLGDIGHYFPPSDPKWANADSIELLKEVKGVMRDQGWSVGNIDAVVVAEKPKLKPHLKAMRDRVAQTLEINLDQVSIKATTNEKMDAVGREEAISSYAVVLLMSNP from the coding sequence ATGAACATTAGAGTGGGCAACGGTTACGACATTCATCAACTGGGAGAAGGTCGTCCTTTAATGATCGGTGGTGTGAAGATTGACCATCACCTTGGCTTAGTGGGACATAGTGATGCGGATGTGCTGACTCATGCGATCATGGATGCAATGTTAGGGGCATTAAGTTTAGGAGACATTGGTCATTATTTTCCGCCCTCTGACCCAAAATGGGCGAATGCAGATAGTATTGAACTGTTGAAGGAGGTAAAAGGGGTAATGAGAGATCAAGGCTGGTCAGTGGGCAATATTGATGCGGTTGTGGTTGCCGAGAAACCCAAATTGAAACCCCATTTAAAAGCCATGCGCGATCGCGTGGCGCAAACTTTAGAAATTAATTTAGACCAAGTGAGCATCAAAGCAACCACCAATGAAAAAATGGACGCAGTAGGACGAGAAGAAGCGATTTCTAGTTATGCCGTGGTTTTATTAATGAGCAATCCATGA
- a CDS encoding AarF/ABC1/UbiB kinase family protein gives MVFLTQNTSRQREILEVVFRNGWDYMRRLLTVGKAEAPELPTPTVLRNILVDLGPVYVKFGQLLSTRPDIIPPDYIEALTALQANVPPVPWVNIETLLREQLKAPVDQIFSEFNKEPVAAGSIAQTHRATLANGQEVAVKVQRPGIDTVVEQDISLIKGIAELVARTDFGEDYDVVALAEEFTNALRAELDFTKEAGYTDQLRRNLENSTWFDAKQVVVPAINWDITTEKLMVMEWLDGAPILKAELPKVQEEKRRQEITTLLFRVFFQQIYIDGFFHADPHPGNVFYLDDGRLALIDCGMIGRLDPRTQQILTEMLLAIVDIDAQRCSQLTLELSETANSVQLINLENDYDRMLRKYYNLSISQINFSEVFYEILEVSRNNNVKLPSNMGLYAKSLANLEGVARGFNPDVNLLYEVRPLMTDLFRNQILGNNPIPTLLRTTLDLKSLSLQGPRQLELLLDRVTSETLSWNFKIKELDPLRRSLDDSANRLSFSIIVGSLIMGAAIISSNAQTPQLSLISNILFAAASFIGFWLLISIWRSGRLK, from the coding sequence GTGGTCTTCCTTACCCAAAACACCAGTCGCCAACGAGAAATTTTAGAAGTTGTTTTCCGCAACGGTTGGGACTATATGCGTCGCTTGCTTACAGTTGGGAAAGCAGAAGCCCCTGAACTCCCAACGCCAACTGTTCTTCGCAACATTCTAGTCGATTTAGGACCGGTTTATGTCAAATTTGGACAGCTACTGAGCACTCGTCCCGATATTATCCCCCCTGATTATATTGAAGCCCTCACGGCTCTACAAGCAAACGTTCCCCCTGTTCCTTGGGTGAATATCGAAACCCTGTTACGGGAACAATTAAAAGCCCCAGTGGATCAAATTTTTTCTGAGTTTAACAAAGAACCGGTTGCTGCTGGCTCGATCGCGCAAACTCATCGGGCGACCCTCGCTAATGGACAGGAAGTTGCAGTTAAAGTTCAACGCCCAGGCATTGATACGGTTGTCGAACAAGATATTTCTCTGATTAAAGGAATTGCAGAATTAGTCGCCCGTACCGATTTTGGGGAAGACTATGATGTAGTTGCCTTAGCGGAAGAATTTACAAACGCTCTGCGTGCTGAACTTGATTTTACCAAAGAAGCGGGCTATACCGATCAACTGCGCCGTAACCTAGAAAATAGCACTTGGTTTGATGCGAAACAAGTGGTTGTTCCCGCAATTAATTGGGACATTACCACCGAAAAATTAATGGTGATGGAGTGGCTTGATGGTGCTCCCATTTTAAAGGCTGAATTGCCAAAAGTACAGGAAGAAAAACGTCGTCAAGAAATAACAACACTTCTCTTTCGAGTCTTTTTCCAACAGATTTATATTGATGGTTTCTTTCACGCTGATCCCCATCCTGGAAATGTTTTCTACCTTGATGATGGACGACTCGCGTTAATTGATTGTGGGATGATTGGTAGATTAGATCCACGGACACAACAAATTTTAACAGAGATGTTGTTGGCGATTGTGGATATTGATGCCCAACGCTGTAGCCAACTCACTCTCGAATTATCAGAAACTGCTAATTCTGTCCAGTTAATCAACCTCGAAAATGACTATGATCGGATGCTGCGAAAATATTATAATCTCAGTATTTCCCAAATTAATTTTAGTGAAGTGTTCTATGAAATTTTAGAAGTTTCTCGAAATAATAATGTTAAACTTCCCAGTAACATGGGGTTGTATGCGAAAAGTTTAGCGAACTTAGAAGGGGTCGCCAGAGGCTTTAATCCTGATGTGAATTTACTTTATGAAGTCCGACCGTTAATGACGGATTTATTTCGTAATCAAATCTTAGGAAATAATCCGATTCCGACGCTTTTAAGAACAACCCTAGACTTAAAAAGTTTATCCCTACAGGGACCGCGCCAACTCGAATTATTATTAGATCGCGTCACCTCAGAAACTCTCAGTTGGAATTTCAAAATTAAAGAATTAGATCCCTTACGGAGAAGTTTAGATGACTCAGCGAATCGTCTATCATTTAGTATTATTGTTGGCTCTTTGATTATGGGGGCTGCAATTATTTCTTCTAATGCCCAAACCCCTCAACTTTCTCTGATTAGCAATATTTTGTTTGCTGCTGCCAGTTTTATTGGCTTTTGGCTGTTAATCAGTATTTGGCGATCGGGACGGCTGAAGTAA